In a genomic window of Akkermansia massiliensis:
- a CDS encoding tryptophanase — protein sequence MNSEPSNVVKFYNGEQIPLELHKVRVVQKLHLVPVERRLEAAQEAGFNTFQLSTNDVYLDMLTDSGVNAMSDNQIAAMFRADDAYAGSQSFDRLKQAVWDVFGKEYLLPAHQGRACENIIARTFVKPGDVVPMNYHFTTTHAHIDLNGGKIEELVADDAVNPVSTNPFKGNLDPAKLRGCIARHGADKIPFVRMEASTNLIGGQPFSIANMREIRGICDEFGIMLVLDASLIGENAYFIKMREDEFKDSSCADILKTMCGLADLVYFSARKVSSSRGGGICTNDRSIAKKMEHLVPLFEGFLTYGGISVREIEAMAVGLYETTDLTVISQSPSFIEYFIGQMVDMGIPCVTPAGGLGAHIDAGRFLPHIPQEDYPAGALAAAFFIASGVRGMERGTLSSVRDENGDDILADVELLRLAFPRRVFTLSQVKYVADRMKWLYDNRDLIGGLEFVEEPPVLRFFMGKLRAKSDWPEKLAAKYRQDFGESL from the coding sequence ATGAATTCAGAACCATCCAACGTTGTCAAATTTTACAATGGGGAACAAATTCCCCTGGAACTGCATAAAGTCCGCGTGGTGCAGAAGCTGCATCTTGTCCCCGTGGAACGCCGTCTGGAAGCCGCGCAGGAAGCCGGGTTCAACACGTTCCAGTTGAGCACGAACGACGTTTATCTGGACATGCTGACGGATTCCGGCGTCAACGCCATGAGCGACAACCAGATCGCCGCCATGTTCCGTGCGGACGACGCCTATGCCGGTTCCCAGAGCTTTGACCGCCTGAAGCAGGCCGTATGGGACGTCTTCGGCAAGGAATACCTGCTTCCCGCCCACCAGGGCCGCGCCTGTGAAAACATCATCGCCCGCACCTTCGTGAAGCCCGGGGACGTGGTTCCCATGAACTACCATTTCACCACCACGCACGCCCACATTGACCTGAACGGCGGCAAGATTGAGGAACTGGTGGCGGATGACGCCGTCAACCCGGTCAGCACCAACCCCTTCAAGGGCAACCTGGACCCCGCCAAGCTGCGCGGCTGCATCGCCCGCCATGGGGCGGACAAAATTCCCTTCGTGCGCATGGAAGCCTCCACCAATTTAATCGGCGGCCAGCCTTTCTCCATTGCCAACATGCGTGAAATCCGCGGCATTTGCGACGAATTCGGCATCATGCTGGTGCTGGACGCCTCCCTGATCGGGGAAAACGCCTACTTCATCAAGATGCGTGAAGACGAGTTCAAGGACTCCTCCTGCGCTGACATCCTGAAAACCATGTGCGGCCTGGCGGACCTGGTATACTTCTCCGCCCGCAAGGTTTCCTCCTCCCGCGGCGGCGGCATCTGCACGAACGACCGCTCCATCGCCAAGAAAATGGAGCACCTGGTTCCCCTGTTTGAAGGCTTCCTGACCTACGGCGGCATCTCCGTGCGTGAAATTGAAGCCATGGCCGTGGGCCTGTATGAAACCACGGACCTGACCGTGATTTCCCAGAGCCCCTCCTTCATTGAATACTTCATCGGCCAGATGGTGGACATGGGCATTCCCTGCGTGACCCCCGCGGGCGGCCTGGGCGCCCATATTGACGCCGGGCGCTTCCTGCCCCATATTCCGCAGGAGGACTATCCTGCCGGGGCCCTGGCGGCGGCCTTCTTCATCGCCTCCGGCGTGCGCGGGATGGAACGCGGCACGCTCTCCAGCGTCCGCGACGAAAACGGCGACGACATTCTGGCGGATGTGGAACTGCTCCGCCTGGCCTTCCCGCGCCGCGTCTTCACGCTGTCCCAGGTCAAATACGTGGCGGACCGCATGAAATGGCTCTACGACAACCGCGACCTGATCGGCGGCCTGGAATTCGTGGAGGAACCGCCCGTGCTGCGCTTCTTCATGGGCAAGCTCCGCGCCAAGAGCGACTGGCCTGAAAAACTGGCCGCGAAGTACCGCCAGGACTTCGGGGAAAGCCTGTAA
- a CDS encoding serine/threonine protein kinase produces MEQETLVYPLANNTVLQDKYTILNVLNAGGFGITYLALDNPHSRYVVIKECMPDAYAFRDMETGFVHPRDEQAAVNFAQSISNSRQEASVLAQLNHPGIVQVFDMFDANGTCYYVMENIQGQTLFDLMTTMHATGQSMEPARATDLLFRLLDILHYLHAMGVYHCDIKPGNIFIQPDGTPKLIDFGAVRTKTLQHQGLVQITPGYTPPEFYPGRRSEIGPWCDMYELGATFYELLTGQVPHPADQRSVVDRNPKVTSYAALRKTYPMNFLSGIDKALSPDERSRFHSAKAWNDYINAMAAAGTLQAGGVARKALPKARKKSSAGTAFVIILLIAAAAVWICWKQGLLQF; encoded by the coding sequence ATGGAACAAGAAACCCTGGTTTACCCGCTTGCGAACAATACCGTTCTGCAAGACAAGTATACGATATTGAATGTGCTGAACGCCGGAGGCTTCGGCATTACGTACCTGGCGCTGGACAATCCCCATTCCCGGTACGTCGTCATCAAGGAATGCATGCCGGACGCCTACGCCTTCCGGGACATGGAAACCGGCTTCGTCCACCCGCGGGACGAACAGGCCGCCGTCAACTTCGCCCAGAGCATTTCCAACTCCCGGCAGGAGGCTTCCGTCCTGGCCCAGCTCAACCACCCCGGCATCGTGCAGGTGTTCGACATGTTTGATGCCAACGGCACCTGCTATTACGTTATGGAAAACATCCAGGGGCAGACCCTGTTCGACCTGATGACCACCATGCACGCCACCGGACAGAGCATGGAGCCGGCACGGGCCACGGACCTTCTGTTCCGCCTGCTGGACATCCTGCACTACCTTCACGCCATGGGAGTTTACCATTGCGACATCAAGCCGGGAAACATCTTCATCCAGCCGGACGGCACGCCCAAGCTGATCGACTTCGGCGCCGTGCGCACCAAGACCCTCCAGCACCAGGGCCTCGTCCAGATCACTCCCGGCTACACGCCGCCGGAATTCTACCCCGGACGCCGGAGCGAAATCGGCCCCTGGTGCGACATGTACGAGCTGGGCGCCACGTTCTACGAATTGCTTACGGGCCAGGTTCCCCACCCGGCGGACCAGCGTTCCGTGGTGGACCGCAACCCGAAGGTGACCAGTTACGCGGCCCTGCGGAAGACATACCCCATGAACTTCCTTTCCGGGATTGACAAGGCCCTGTCTCCGGATGAACGCAGCCGCTTCCATTCCGCCAAAGCATGGAACGATTACATCAACGCCATGGCGGCCGCAGGAACCCTGCAAGCCGGAGGAGTGGCGCGGAAAGCCCTGCCCAAGGCCAGAAAGAAATCTTCCGCAGGCACCGCCTTCGTCATCATCCTTCTCATCGCGGCGGCGGCCGTCTGGATATGCTGGAAGCAGGGCCTGCTTCAATTTTAA
- a CDS encoding DUF4105 domain-containing protein, whose product MHLPTLRHAGLIAARVLMFAAWFGLSVWAAGVVFYNVWGGAVLVWLYVAAMACAFVFRRKRPVFWRASWGVLALLLVYYLCIPATNGKKWQPSWSRLPAVEINGNEILVKDVRSFVYRTEQDFDVRYVTRRFDLDKLATLDFAVSHWDGMEFVAHTMLSFGFEDGKHLALSVETRLPEGVEQGTIPGLYKQFNVIYILADEEDLFGLRTTYRKEDMYLYRINIDRENLKKAFLGFAEKINSLHERPRYYNTVTANCTTELVDTFKNYLGVRRWQWTPVFNGMCDQDAYDRGELLHLPGENFRELKKRSFLGHGGEGLDWAALRRRWEEGWRTE is encoded by the coding sequence ATGCACCTGCCTACCCTGCGCCATGCGGGCCTGATAGCTGCCCGTGTCCTGATGTTTGCGGCGTGGTTCGGCCTGTCCGTGTGGGCGGCCGGGGTAGTGTTTTACAATGTATGGGGCGGCGCCGTTCTGGTATGGCTTTACGTAGCCGCCATGGCCTGCGCTTTTGTTTTCCGCAGGAAGCGGCCCGTATTCTGGCGCGCCTCCTGGGGTGTGCTGGCCCTGCTGCTTGTGTATTACCTGTGCATTCCGGCGACGAACGGCAAGAAATGGCAGCCGTCATGGAGCCGCCTGCCCGCCGTGGAAATCAACGGAAATGAAATCCTGGTGAAGGACGTGCGCAGCTTCGTTTACCGGACGGAGCAGGACTTTGACGTGCGCTACGTGACGCGCCGCTTTGACCTGGACAAGCTGGCCACGCTGGACTTTGCCGTGAGCCACTGGGACGGCATGGAATTTGTGGCCCATACCATGCTCTCCTTCGGCTTTGAGGATGGGAAGCATCTGGCCCTGTCCGTAGAGACGCGCCTGCCGGAAGGGGTGGAGCAGGGGACCATCCCGGGCCTCTACAAGCAGTTCAACGTGATTTACATTCTGGCGGACGAGGAAGACCTGTTCGGCTTGCGCACCACCTACCGGAAGGAGGACATGTACCTATACCGCATCAACATAGACAGGGAGAACCTGAAAAAGGCCTTCCTGGGGTTTGCGGAGAAAATCAACAGCCTCCATGAACGCCCGCGTTACTACAACACCGTCACTGCCAACTGCACGACGGAACTGGTGGATACGTTCAAGAATTACCTGGGCGTGCGCCGCTGGCAATGGACTCCCGTTTTTAACGGCATGTGCGACCAGGACGCCTATGACCGGGGAGAGCTGCTCCATCTGCCCGGAGAAAACTTCCGTGAACTGAAAAAACGCTCCTTCCTGGGGCATGGCGGGGAAGGGCTGGACTGGGCAGCCCTCCGCCGCCGCTGGGAGGAGGGCTGGCGCACGGAATAA
- a CDS encoding M15 family metallopeptidase encodes MKEHWKLIQQHLGLDADGIPGPRTAQALMEKLDIRQPEHSWPSQEEVRSGKSIFGRAGDESNLTSVRLPYIMRLAWDRDTTVSTMRCHKLVAEPLTRIFQATLDHYGMEKVRELGLDLYGGCFNNRSIIGGKATSMHAWGIAVDMDPDRNGLNIPAPKAVLSGPEYAAFWQFVEAEGAVSLGRARDYDWMHFQFATL; translated from the coding sequence ATGAAAGAACACTGGAAATTGATTCAACAGCATCTGGGACTGGATGCGGACGGCATCCCCGGCCCCCGGACGGCGCAGGCCCTGATGGAAAAACTGGACATCCGCCAGCCGGAACATTCCTGGCCCAGCCAGGAGGAGGTGCGCTCCGGAAAATCCATCTTCGGCCGGGCGGGGGATGAAAGCAACCTGACCAGCGTCAGGCTGCCCTACATCATGAGACTTGCGTGGGACAGGGACACGACCGTTTCCACCATGCGCTGCCACAAGCTGGTGGCGGAACCGCTCACCCGCATTTTCCAGGCCACCCTGGACCATTACGGCATGGAGAAGGTGCGGGAACTGGGGCTGGACCTGTACGGCGGCTGCTTCAACAACCGCTCCATCATCGGCGGCAAGGCCACGTCCATGCATGCCTGGGGCATCGCCGTGGACATGGACCCAGACAGGAACGGCCTGAACATCCCTGCACCGAAAGCGGTACTGTCCGGACCGGAGTACGCGGCCTTCTGGCAGTTCGTGGAGGCGGAGGGGGCCGTATCCCTGGGGCGCGCACGGGATTACGACTGGATGCACTTCCAGTTCGCCACCCTTTAA
- a CDS encoding DNA-3-methyladenine glycosylase I, protein MEDIINARCGWAGTDELYIKYHDEEWGKPVTDDKTLFEFLVLESAQAGLAWITILRKREGYREAFHGFDVEKVAQMTPEDIDRLMQFDGIVKNRLKINSTVNNAKLFMVVQKEFGSFYQYALSFFPGRQPVVNNFKTLSQIPATSPESDAMSKDMKKRGFKFFGSTMCYAFFQAAGFVNDHVEGCFCKVNQAE, encoded by the coding sequence ATGGAAGACATCATCAATGCACGTTGCGGTTGGGCCGGAACAGACGAACTATATATAAAATACCATGACGAAGAATGGGGCAAACCCGTTACCGACGACAAAACCTTGTTTGAATTTCTGGTGCTTGAAAGCGCCCAGGCAGGCTTAGCCTGGATTACTATCCTCCGGAAACGCGAAGGATACCGGGAAGCCTTCCATGGCTTTGATGTGGAGAAAGTAGCGCAAATGACGCCGGAAGACATCGACCGGTTGATGCAATTTGATGGAATCGTCAAAAACCGTTTGAAAATCAATAGCACAGTCAATAACGCGAAACTGTTTATGGTTGTTCAGAAAGAATTCGGCAGTTTCTACCAGTATGCCCTTTCATTCTTCCCCGGCCGTCAGCCTGTTGTTAACAATTTCAAGACCCTAAGCCAAATCCCCGCCACATCTCCCGAATCTGACGCCATGAGCAAAGACATGAAAAAGAGAGGCTTCAAATTCTTCGGTTCAACGATGTGCTACGCTTTTTTCCAGGCGGCCGGCTTTGTGAACGACCATGTGGAAGGCTGCTTCTGCAAAGTAAATCAGGCGGAATAG
- the proC gene encoding pyrroline-5-carboxylate reductase codes for MKTGIIGLGKMGGALLRGMLKAGAVSPEEVWVYDHHHENVQALQQEYPGVHEAATEADAADAVEALILAVKPHGVLSLISSLSERGEELPLLISIAAAISLDDMEACASDGTRIVRAMPNTPCMVLAGVIAYSTGAAVTDEDEEAARRLLSGCGSVYKVEEARMNAVSAISGSGPAYMFTVLDALSDAGVAMGLPRKTALEMAVETMRGSALMLEQTGKHPMALRDEVTSPGGTTIAALNALDECGFRNAWIQAVKSAVRRAEEMEEH; via the coding sequence ATGAAAACAGGTATCATTGGACTGGGAAAAATGGGCGGCGCCCTCCTGCGCGGCATGCTGAAAGCCGGAGCGGTGTCCCCGGAGGAAGTCTGGGTGTACGACCACCACCATGAAAACGTGCAGGCCCTTCAGCAGGAATACCCCGGCGTGCATGAAGCGGCCACGGAGGCGGATGCGGCGGACGCTGTGGAGGCCCTGATTCTGGCCGTTAAGCCGCACGGCGTACTTTCCCTCATTTCCTCCCTTTCCGAACGGGGGGAGGAGCTGCCGCTGTTGATCTCCATCGCTGCCGCCATCTCCCTGGATGACATGGAAGCCTGCGCCAGCGACGGAACGCGCATCGTGCGCGCCATGCCCAATACCCCGTGCATGGTGCTGGCCGGGGTCATCGCCTACAGCACGGGAGCCGCCGTGACGGATGAAGATGAGGAGGCGGCCCGGCGGCTGCTCTCCGGCTGCGGCTCCGTCTACAAGGTGGAGGAAGCCAGGATGAACGCTGTTTCCGCCATTTCCGGCAGCGGGCCCGCCTACATGTTTACGGTGCTGGACGCTCTTTCGGACGCCGGCGTAGCCATGGGACTGCCCAGGAAAACCGCCCTGGAAATGGCCGTGGAAACCATGCGGGGCTCCGCCCTCATGCTGGAACAGACCGGGAAGCATCCCATGGCGCTCCGGGATGAGGTGACTTCCCCCGGAGGCACCACGATTGCCGCCCTGAACGCGTTGGACGAATGCGGATTCCGCAATGCCTGGATTCAGGCGGTGAAAAGCGCCGTGCGGCGGGCGGAGGAAATGGAGGAGCATTGA
- a CDS encoding ABC transporter permease translates to MAVIAGTTFTQLVRMKVFLFLGLFAVALLALSSFRLSAVLGPETGGINELVLLKNSAYGAMRVFGLFFCVAATALIIPKDAEDRILYTILCKPVPRIDYLMGKVLGVLALTLIAVLLMDAVMTLVLWLRTDTVVAEQIASLKGRYTVEEMQPYLDRIRLQGATWNVQTGLGVMMCEFVVLSSLTLLMSCMTNGTIISALLTFMVYLAGLFQTQALSLWVGSGTGGISWWEMAGSRLFALIFPNFQIYSVTDSALNGQTIPLSLFGSLALITLGYFVFHMTLAAWLFRKKEF, encoded by the coding sequence ATGGCCGTAATCGCCGGTACCACCTTCACGCAGCTCGTGCGGATGAAGGTGTTTCTCTTTCTGGGCCTCTTTGCCGTGGCTCTGCTGGCCCTGAGCTCCTTCCGCCTGAGCGCGGTGCTGGGGCCGGAAACCGGGGGAATCAATGAACTCGTTCTGCTGAAAAACTCCGCTTACGGCGCCATGCGGGTGTTCGGCCTCTTTTTCTGCGTGGCGGCCACGGCTCTGATTATCCCCAAGGACGCGGAAGACCGCATCCTGTACACCATCCTGTGCAAGCCGGTTCCTCGCATCGACTACCTGATGGGGAAGGTGCTGGGGGTGCTGGCCCTCACCCTGATCGCCGTGCTGCTGATGGACGCCGTGATGACGCTGGTGCTGTGGCTGCGGACGGATACGGTGGTGGCGGAGCAGATCGCCTCCCTGAAAGGCCGCTATACGGTGGAGGAAATGCAGCCGTACCTGGACAGAATCCGCCTCCAGGGCGCTACCTGGAACGTGCAGACGGGCCTGGGCGTCATGATGTGCGAATTCGTGGTCCTCTCCTCCCTCACGCTGCTGATGTCCTGCATGACGAACGGAACCATCATCAGCGCGCTGCTGACGTTCATGGTCTATCTGGCGGGGCTGTTCCAGACGCAGGCGCTCTCCCTGTGGGTGGGCTCCGGAACGGGAGGCATCTCCTGGTGGGAAATGGCGGGCAGCAGGCTGTTTGCCCTCATCTTTCCGAATTTCCAGATTTATTCCGTAACGGATTCCGCCCTGAACGGGCAGACCATTCCCCTTTCCCTGTTCGGCAGTCTGGCCCTGATTACGCTGGGGTACTTCGTCTTTCACATGACGCTGGCCGCATGGCTGTTCAGGAAAAAGGAATTTTAA
- the pheT gene encoding phenylalanine--tRNA ligase subunit beta yields MKISLNWLSQYIDLAGLSVDEMSDMLTFAGIEVEDIRQQGVDSPYVVVARVASAEQHPQADRLKVCQVDVGDGTLHQIVCGAQNYKVGDKVPCALPGAVLPGNFEIKVGKLRGVESRGMLCSASELGLPDKEHGLWILPQELEIGTPISQVVKADTMVEVEVTPNRPDLLSHNGMAYELAAISGREYRPVSIDDAGVELEPAGDFVRLDQPDLNPYYTAVKISGVKVQESPEWLKERLVAIGLRPINNIVDVTNYVLHELGTPLHAFDAAKVQGGIVTRTAYEGETFKALDGQEYTLNCTDLVVADQSGKALAIGGVMGGEESGVTDATTDVILESAWFKPSSVRATSRRLTLSSDSSYRFERGTSAWNVLRGSVRAVELILQLAGGTASQTYVAGAPVPNPAHACMPSCGEPDGPVSAFASLKQGKGAAVTNELGFVKLPWEALDQMSGGSISHEEGARILAALGLTQVPDAPECWLIPPHRLDLTRPCDLLEEIVRVFGLDGIPSRFSGPFVAESPVDVAHNFQMGLRRKLAALGFYETQTIKLIASEAADGTIAQVKDALPLRPLQDGDLIRVSLPLSEDHSVLRPAHTPGLIAAAVRNSNQGVSGLRFFELGRVFRNTGGGKGRDIETDTLGILVSGDRTARSWADPRPEQASFEDLLAVMEALAPGHRFTLTPAKPREQAALGADVQLDGKACGYFARLSLARCRELGLDQPVYVAELDLRKMQEVLTAPVKAAELPQFPGSSRDAAMELPLSTPNADIVKAIEAAREKLLAGYSCFDVFTDPSGEKLPADRKSIAYTFLYRDPAKTLTAAEVDAAHQRVLKVLADKVKGLSFR; encoded by the coding sequence ATGAAAATTTCCCTTAACTGGCTTTCCCAGTATATTGACCTGGCCGGCCTGAGCGTGGATGAAATGTCGGACATGCTGACCTTTGCCGGCATTGAAGTGGAAGACATCCGCCAGCAGGGCGTGGACTCCCCGTACGTGGTGGTGGCCCGCGTGGCCTCCGCGGAACAGCATCCCCAGGCGGACCGCCTGAAGGTCTGCCAGGTGGACGTGGGAGACGGCACGCTGCACCAGATCGTGTGCGGCGCGCAGAACTACAAGGTGGGGGACAAGGTTCCCTGCGCCCTGCCGGGAGCGGTGCTGCCCGGCAACTTTGAAATCAAGGTGGGCAAGCTGCGCGGCGTGGAATCCCGCGGCATGCTCTGCTCCGCTTCCGAACTGGGGCTGCCCGACAAGGAGCACGGCCTCTGGATTCTTCCGCAGGAGCTGGAAATCGGCACGCCGATCTCCCAGGTCGTCAAGGCGGATACGATGGTGGAAGTGGAAGTGACGCCCAACCGTCCGGACCTGCTTTCCCACAACGGCATGGCGTATGAACTGGCCGCCATCTCCGGCCGGGAGTACAGGCCCGTTTCCATTGATGACGCCGGGGTGGAGCTGGAACCCGCCGGGGACTTCGTGCGGCTGGACCAGCCGGACCTGAATCCGTACTACACCGCCGTGAAAATCAGCGGCGTGAAGGTGCAGGAAAGCCCGGAATGGCTGAAGGAACGCCTGGTCGCCATCGGTCTGCGCCCCATCAACAACATCGTGGACGTCACCAACTACGTCCTGCATGAACTGGGCACGCCCCTCCACGCGTTTGACGCGGCGAAGGTGCAGGGCGGCATCGTCACCCGCACCGCCTACGAAGGGGAAACCTTCAAGGCCCTGGACGGGCAGGAATACACCCTCAACTGCACGGACCTGGTCGTTGCGGACCAGTCCGGCAAGGCGCTCGCCATCGGCGGCGTGATGGGCGGGGAGGAAAGCGGCGTGACGGACGCCACTACGGACGTCATTCTGGAATCCGCCTGGTTCAAGCCCTCCTCCGTGCGCGCCACGTCCCGCAGGCTGACCCTGTCTTCCGACTCCTCCTACCGCTTTGAGCGCGGCACATCCGCCTGGAACGTCCTGCGCGGTTCCGTGCGGGCCGTGGAACTGATTCTTCAACTGGCGGGCGGCACGGCCTCCCAAACGTATGTAGCCGGGGCTCCCGTTCCCAATCCGGCCCATGCCTGCATGCCTTCCTGCGGGGAGCCGGACGGCCCCGTTTCCGCGTTCGCTTCCCTGAAGCAGGGGAAGGGCGCCGCAGTGACCAATGAACTGGGTTTCGTGAAGCTTCCCTGGGAGGCTCTGGACCAGATGTCCGGCGGTTCCATTTCCCATGAGGAAGGAGCGCGCATCCTGGCGGCGCTGGGCCTGACGCAGGTTCCGGACGCCCCGGAATGCTGGCTGATCCCCCCCCACCGCCTGGACCTTACGCGCCCGTGCGACCTGCTGGAGGAAATCGTGCGCGTCTTCGGGCTGGACGGCATTCCGTCCCGCTTCTCCGGCCCCTTCGTCGCGGAATCCCCGGTAGACGTGGCCCACAATTTCCAGATGGGCCTGCGCCGCAAGCTGGCGGCCCTGGGGTTCTATGAAACCCAGACCATCAAGCTCATCGCCTCTGAAGCCGCTGACGGCACGATTGCCCAGGTGAAGGACGCGCTGCCCCTGCGCCCCCTTCAGGACGGTGACCTCATCCGCGTGTCCCTGCCGCTCAGCGAGGACCACTCCGTGCTGCGCCCCGCGCACACACCCGGCCTGATTGCCGCCGCCGTGCGCAACAGCAACCAGGGCGTCTCCGGCCTGCGCTTCTTTGAACTTGGCCGCGTTTTCCGCAATACGGGCGGCGGCAAGGGCCGGGACATTGAAACGGATACCCTGGGCATCCTGGTTTCCGGGGACCGCACGGCGCGCTCCTGGGCGGACCCCAGGCCGGAACAGGCCTCCTTTGAAGACCTGCTGGCCGTGATGGAAGCGCTGGCTCCGGGCCACCGCTTTACGCTGACTCCCGCCAAACCGCGCGAACAGGCCGCCCTGGGGGCGGACGTGCAGCTTGACGGGAAGGCCTGCGGCTACTTCGCCCGCCTGTCCCTGGCGCGCTGCCGGGAGCTGGGTCTGGACCAGCCCGTTTACGTGGCGGAACTGGACCTGCGCAAGATGCAGGAAGTCCTCACCGCGCCCGTGAAGGCCGCGGAATTGCCCCAGTTCCCCGGCTCCTCCCGTGACGCGGCCATGGAACTGCCCCTCTCCACGCCCAATGCGGACATCGTGAAGGCCATTGAAGCCGCACGGGAAAAACTGCTCGCCGGCTACTCCTGCTTTGACGTATTCACGGACCCCTCCGGTGAAAAGCTCCCGGCGGACCGCAAATCCATTGCCTACACCTTCCTGTACAGGGACCCGGCCAAGACCCTCACGGCTGCGGAAGTGGACGCCGCGCACCAGCGCGTGCTGAAAGTCCTGGCAGACAAGGTAAAGGGCCTTTCCTTCAGATAA
- the pheS gene encoding phenylalanine--tRNA ligase subunit alpha: protein MKEEIVRIQRDALARIAQVSDRRGVEDARVAILGKKGELTMAQTGMKDVPREEKPAVGQLLNEARKAITEALDAKLEEVQALADKAAVAGVDLTLPARSLQPGGLHPLTIVRDEAIRILRHMGFALADGPEIEDEFHCFDALNTPEDHPARNEKDTFYFDSGKLLRTHTSTVQIRSMEKQTPPVRVISPGSAYRRDEIDATHLSAFNQLEGLYVDTDVSVGDLKGTLEYFLRALFGSDTEVRFRPHFFPFTEPSFEIDVKLKVDGQEPRWVEIAGCGMVDPNVFEAVDRELGLEPGVQARYTGLTGFAFGIGLDRLAMIRWGIRDIRALIENDMRFLAQFQ from the coding sequence ATGAAGGAAGAGATTGTACGCATTCAACGGGACGCCCTGGCGCGCATCGCCCAGGTGTCTGACAGGCGCGGCGTGGAAGACGCGCGCGTAGCCATCCTCGGCAAGAAAGGGGAACTGACCATGGCCCAGACGGGCATGAAGGACGTTCCCAGGGAGGAAAAGCCCGCCGTCGGCCAGTTGCTTAACGAGGCCCGCAAGGCCATTACGGAAGCTCTGGACGCCAAGCTGGAGGAAGTGCAGGCCCTGGCGGACAAGGCCGCCGTGGCCGGCGTTGACCTGACGCTTCCGGCCCGCTCCCTGCAGCCGGGCGGCCTGCATCCCCTCACGATCGTGCGGGATGAAGCCATCCGCATTCTGCGCCACATGGGCTTTGCCCTGGCGGACGGCCCGGAGATTGAGGACGAGTTCCACTGCTTTGACGCGCTGAATACGCCGGAGGACCATCCGGCCCGCAATGAGAAGGATACGTTTTACTTTGATTCCGGCAAGCTGCTGCGTACGCACACCTCCACCGTGCAAATCCGTTCCATGGAGAAGCAGACGCCCCCCGTGCGCGTGATTTCCCCCGGCTCCGCCTACCGCCGTGACGAGATTGACGCCACGCACCTTTCCGCCTTCAACCAGCTGGAAGGCCTGTATGTGGATACGGACGTTTCCGTAGGCGACCTGAAAGGGACGCTGGAATATTTTCTGCGCGCCCTCTTCGGCTCCGATACGGAAGTGCGCTTCCGCCCCCATTTCTTCCCGTTCACGGAACCCAGCTTTGAAATTGACGTGAAGCTGAAGGTGGACGGCCAGGAACCGCGCTGGGTGGAGATCGCCGGCTGCGGCATGGTGGACCCGAATGTTTTTGAAGCCGTGGACCGCGAACTGGGGCTGGAACCCGGCGTGCAGGCCCGCTATACGGGGCTGACCGGATTTGCCTTTGGCATCGGCCTGGACCGCCTGGCCATGATCCGCTGGGGCATCCGGGACATCCGCGCCCTGATTGAGAACGACATGCGCTTCCTTGCCCAATTCCAATAA